A window of Lysobacter terrestris contains these coding sequences:
- a CDS encoding FMN-binding negative transcriptional regulator, with amino-acid sequence MYRPAAFVETDLAALDALIERDNFITLITVRDGAPVVNHLPVLYRRDGDRIELRGHWARPNPQARHAGPATAIVHGPHAYVSPSWYPDKEAEARVPTWNYAVAHLGGTLETFDDEAALAAIVDELSQQHEARAGHAWRFEFERPDHRVQLRGIVGFRFHVDDAVLKFKLNQNHPAANRSAVADQLEQQARDDSRDIAALMRARTPTEN; translated from the coding sequence ATGTACCGGCCCGCGGCGTTCGTCGAAACCGACCTGGCGGCGCTGGATGCGTTGATCGAACGCGACAACTTCATCACCCTGATCACCGTGCGCGACGGCGCGCCGGTGGTGAACCACCTGCCGGTGCTGTACCGGCGCGACGGCGACCGCATCGAACTGCGCGGCCACTGGGCGCGCCCCAACCCGCAGGCGAGGCACGCCGGCCCCGCCACCGCGATCGTGCACGGCCCGCACGCCTACGTTTCGCCCTCGTGGTATCCCGACAAGGAAGCCGAGGCGCGCGTGCCGACCTGGAACTACGCGGTCGCGCATCTGGGCGGCACGCTGGAAACCTTCGACGACGAGGCCGCGCTCGCCGCGATCGTCGACGAGCTCAGCCAGCAGCACGAAGCCCGCGCCGGCCACGCCTGGCGTTTCGAATTCGAACGACCCGACCATCGCGTGCAGCTGCGCGGCATCGTCGGCTTCCGCTTCCACGTCGATGACGCGGTGCTGAAGTTCAAGCTCAACCAGAACCATCCGGCCGCCAATCGCAGCGCGGTCGCCGACCAACTCGAACAGCAGGCGCGCGACGATAGCCGGGACATCGCCGCGCTGATGCGCGCCCGCACGCCCACGGAAAACTGA